The genomic window TCGTGCTCGCGGACCTCGTATGCGTAGGCCGCTTCCCGGACGGTGCACGAGGCTTCCGCACGCACCCGATCGATCGCGTGGCGATGCGCGATCGTCGTGATCCAGCCGACCGGACTGGACAGCGCCGCGTCGTATCGATCGGCCGTCGACCACACCTCTAGGTACACCTCCTTGGTGACTTCCGCCGCGGCGACGTGGCCGCGCAGAATTCGCGCGGCGAGCCCGAACACACGCGGGCTGGTCAGCCGGTAGAACTCGGTGAACGCGGCGCGATCCCCCGTGCCGATCGCCGCGACCAGCGTGGCGAATCGTCGACTGGCCACTACCATCCGGTCCCGGTCGAGCCCGGTGGTCACCGGACACGCGAGTAACGATCCAGCGTCGCCATCCAGTACTGGATCGCCTACCCGATGCACCGAAGCAAACCCGTACTCGTTGCTCATGCCTGGACCTCGCCGTCGCTCGGTTCCGACACACGCAAAACGCGCTGGCACACCATCCGCGCGCCACGCCCCCTCATGCCCGCATCTCGCTACCGCTTGGTTCCGACCC from Nocardia iowensis includes these protein-coding regions:
- a CDS encoding sigma-70 family RNA polymerase sigma factor, whose translation is MSNEYGFASVHRVGDPVLDGDAGSLLACPVTTGLDRDRMVVASRRFATLVAAIGTGDRAAFTEFYRLTSPRVFGLAARILRGHVAAAEVTKEVYLEVWSTADRYDAALSSPVGWITTIAHRHAIDRVRAEASCTVREAAYAYEVREHDVVAEAVTRQWAEQSGCLDALPATQREAITLAYYTGRTYREVAGQLSVPLSTIKIRLRDGLRRLEKCLPLGGTGG